In one window of Chryseobacterium viscerum DNA:
- a CDS encoding DUF4249 domain-containing protein, with translation MKNTFYIILSLFALTSCEKEIDLDLNDQSGNIVIEGNVTNQSGPYTVKITKSVSFSEPNQYPAVTGAQVILSDDMGQTETLQYTGNGMYQTTAFVGQPGRTYTLKVQAEGKQYTAQSRMPENVHFDGLEQSSFKFGDKITYTLLPIFTDPMPLGNRYLFSFTINDLPKKYMNTFSDNVNNGMLNQQPLILPNDDNKGRDHEVIVGDKIHVEMQSIDNNIFTYYSALLQISGGNGGGTTPANPPSNINNGALGYFSAHTTDTETFVIQPVTP, from the coding sequence ATGAAAAATACTTTTTATATCATATTATCTCTTTTTGCACTAACCTCTTGTGAAAAAGAGATCGATCTGGATCTGAATGATCAGAGCGGAAATATTGTCATTGAAGGGAATGTAACGAATCAATCAGGACCTTATACGGTAAAAATCACAAAATCAGTAAGTTTCTCAGAACCTAACCAGTATCCGGCTGTAACCGGAGCTCAGGTTATTTTAAGTGATGATATGGGTCAGACTGAAACCCTTCAGTATACAGGAAACGGAATGTATCAGACAACCGCTTTTGTAGGACAGCCCGGAAGAACTTACACATTGAAAGTACAGGCGGAAGGAAAGCAGTATACCGCTCAGAGCAGAATGCCTGAAAATGTTCATTTTGATGGACTTGAACAGAGCTCGTTCAAATTTGGTGATAAAATTACATATACTCTCTTACCAATCTTTACAGATCCTATGCCGCTTGGGAACCGTTATCTTTTTAGTTTTACGATCAATGATCTTCCTAAAAAATACATGAATACCTTTTCAGACAATGTAAATAACGGAATGCTTAACCAGCAACCTCTGATTCTACCTAATGACGATAACAAAGGCAGAGATCATGAAGTGATTGTGGGGGATAAAATCCATGTAGAAATGCAGTCTATTGATAACAATATATTCACTTATTATAGTGCTTTGCTTCAGATTTCCGGAGGTAATGGCGGAGGTACTACTCCAGCCAATCCACCAAGTAATATCAACAATGGGGCTTTGGGCTATTTTTCCGCCCATACAACAGATACGGAAACTTTTGTGATCCAGCCTGTCACTCCATAA
- a CDS encoding YoaK family protein, translating into MFRHKGKNRTYFHNLKLASALSFVAGIVNIVGVLSVKVLTTNITGHFAFFSEEILLDHYSEALTYFLFIICFLGGAFCSSFLVEFSSGHRTVRPHLIPLITEILILGFVGMSGYDELKISVSSHAIAGLLLFAMGVQNSLVTRVSQSVVRTTHLTGLFTDLGIEFSKLFFKERKNEQRQLKKNITLKLVIIACFFSGCIIGGFGYSMIQLKTLIVIAGLLFCVIRYDKLLYRYYSLKRKLR; encoded by the coding sequence ATGTTCAGACACAAAGGGAAAAACAGAACCTATTTTCACAATCTTAAACTGGCATCAGCACTTTCATTCGTTGCCGGAATAGTGAATATTGTAGGTGTTTTGTCTGTTAAAGTGCTTACAACCAATATAACAGGACACTTTGCTTTCTTTTCTGAAGAGATTCTTCTGGATCATTACAGCGAAGCACTTACTTATTTTCTGTTTATTATCTGTTTTCTCGGTGGAGCTTTTTGTTCCAGCTTCCTGGTTGAATTTTCATCAGGACACAGGACAGTTCGTCCGCATCTCATCCCTTTAATAACCGAAATCTTAATATTAGGATTTGTAGGAATGTCAGGCTATGATGAATTAAAAATTTCGGTATCTTCTCATGCAATTGCAGGACTTTTGCTGTTTGCAATGGGAGTTCAGAATTCATTGGTGACAAGAGTATCTCAGTCTGTAGTGAGAACTACTCATCTTACGGGATTATTTACTGATCTGGGAATAGAATTTTCAAAGCTGTTTTTTAAAGAAAGGAAAAATGAACAGCGGCAGCTTAAAAAGAATATTACCCTGAAACTGGTGATTATTGCCTGCTTTTTTTCAGGATGTATCATTGGTGGTTTTGGTTACAGCATGATTCAGTTAAAAACACTGATTGTTATTGCAGGATTATTGTTCTGTGTAATCCGGTATGATAAACTGCTGTACAGATATTATTCCTTAAAAAGAAAATTGAGATAA
- a CDS encoding Crp/Fnr family transcriptional regulator, whose product MISKFIFNNQYLFDELPEYDKNLLTEAMKTRNYRKNEPIFTDGTKPNGVYYLNEGKIKKYKVDNDGREQIIYIYSSGEFFGYSAILSNESYGDTTSTLENSVISFISKDSFLDILSQSSVLSRLLLKSLSHEFSVMANLIAVLSHRTVRERAALSLLILHDKYKSNDEPDQEVFISLSRIDLANMVGTARETLARIINDFKQEKLIRSEGRKIQIIDFKRLIHIANFY is encoded by the coding sequence ATGATCTCAAAATTTATTTTCAATAATCAGTATCTTTTTGATGAGCTCCCTGAATATGATAAGAACCTGCTCACAGAAGCAATGAAAACCCGGAACTATCGTAAAAATGAGCCTATATTTACGGACGGAACAAAACCCAATGGCGTTTACTACCTCAATGAAGGAAAAATAAAGAAATACAAAGTTGATAATGACGGAAGGGAGCAGATTATTTACATTTACAGTTCCGGTGAATTTTTCGGTTATTCTGCCATTCTGAGTAATGAATCTTATGGAGACACTACCTCAACACTGGAAAATTCTGTTATCTCCTTTATTTCAAAAGACAGTTTTCTGGATATCCTCAGCCAGTCTTCAGTACTTTCAAGGCTGCTTCTGAAATCTTTAAGTCATGAATTCAGTGTCATGGCCAATCTTATTGCTGTTTTGTCTCATCGAACAGTCAGAGAAAGGGCTGCTTTGAGTTTGCTTATTCTCCATGATAAGTACAAATCCAATGATGAACCTGATCAGGAAGTATTCATTTCCCTTTCCCGTATAGATCTAGCGAATATGGTAGGAACAGCCAGAGAAACATTAGCCCGCATCATCAATGATTTTAAACAGGAAAAACTCATCAGATCTGAAGGACGAAAAATACAGATTATTGACTTTAAGCGGTTAATTCATATTGCTAATTTTTATTAG
- a CDS encoding VOC family protein — protein MKLTSLRLISKDIKAAVEFYEQTMGATARWYTEDFAELSADSITIAIGSTRTMQMFSEGLTEFTGTKSTIIEFMVKNVDEEYERIKSIASEIIQEPTTMPWGNRSLLFCDPDGNMINFFTPVSVEAVKKFN, from the coding sequence ATGAAACTTACCTCATTAAGACTCATCAGCAAAGACATCAAAGCAGCAGTAGAATTTTACGAACAAACCATGGGAGCAACTGCCAGATGGTATACTGAAGATTTTGCAGAACTTTCAGCAGATTCCATAACCATTGCCATAGGAAGTACCCGAACGATGCAGATGTTTTCGGAAGGTCTTACAGAATTCACAGGAACAAAATCAACCATTATTGAATTTATGGTTAAAAATGTAGATGAAGAATATGAAAGAATAAAAAGTATAGCCTCTGAAATTATCCAGGAACCTACAACAATGCCCTGGGGAAACAGATCTCTTCTATTCTGTGATCCGGATGGAAACATGATTAACTTTTTTACTCCGGTGAGCGTGGAAGCTGTGAAAAAATTCAACTAA
- a CDS encoding alpha/beta fold hydrolase — protein sequence MKTIRKISAVSLLCLTLFTVATVSCTEENEPPTVQEVQNRNHQTAKTQFINVKGNAIAYRVLGKEDGIPLVLLPGLGGSMDDWDPAVTDGLAKKYKVIIFDNKGVASSKGITPNTVQAMADDAVDFINALNLNKVNIMGFSMGGFITQRIVLTHPSLINKVILTGTGPQGAIGLSNLPNIVAGTAGLSPEASFLKFGFTESAQSTAEGKAAFARIQLRTADRDLPLNDNASNSQFTAVLSWAQPNADALTEIQKIKNPVLIVHGENDLPVSVQNAKNMAQNLDHAELVIFPDSGHASFYQYHDTFVAKAIEFLGK from the coding sequence ATGAAAACAATCAGAAAAATTTCAGCCGTTAGCCTATTATGCTTAACTCTTTTTACCGTAGCAACAGTGTCCTGCACTGAAGAAAATGAACCTCCCACGGTACAGGAGGTACAAAACAGAAACCACCAAACTGCCAAAACCCAATTTATAAACGTTAAAGGAAATGCCATTGCATACCGCGTTTTAGGAAAAGAAGATGGAATTCCATTGGTGCTTCTGCCGGGCTTGGGTGGTTCAATGGATGACTGGGATCCTGCAGTGACAGATGGACTGGCAAAAAAATATAAAGTCATTATCTTCGACAATAAAGGAGTGGCTTCTTCCAAAGGAATTACTCCAAATACCGTTCAGGCAATGGCCGATGATGCAGTCGATTTTATCAATGCGCTGAATTTAAATAAAGTGAATATCATGGGGTTTTCCATGGGTGGTTTTATTACTCAGAGAATAGTGCTGACGCATCCCTCATTGATTAATAAAGTGATTTTAACCGGAACAGGGCCTCAGGGTGCAATCGGATTATCTAACTTACCTAATATTGTTGCAGGAACAGCGGGGTTAAGTCCTGAAGCTTCCTTCCTGAAATTCGGATTTACAGAGTCGGCTCAGAGTACAGCAGAAGGAAAAGCAGCTTTTGCAAGAATTCAGCTTCGTACAGCAGACAGAGATCTTCCATTAAATGATAATGCTTCAAATTCACAATTTACCGCTGTATTGAGCTGGGCTCAACCCAATGCTGATGCTCTTACGGAAATACAAAAGATCAAAAATCCGGTATTGATTGTTCATGGTGAAAATGACCTTCCTGTGTCTGTTCAGAATGCTAAAAATATGGCTCAGAACCTAGATCATGCAGAATTGGTGATTTTTCCGGATTCAGGACATGCCTCTTTCTATCAATACCATGATACCTTTGTAGCGAAAGCAATTGAGTTCCTTGGGAAATAG
- a CDS encoding ACT domain-containing protein, with the protein MTGEKDLAVLLQNMEPVLNTGEYVFGAVENLSEIPDIEKVLFFFREAEAVTIVLRREVADEWSITYSYIASWITLNIHSSLEAVGLTAAFANALKHENISCNVVAAYFHDHIFIAKEDAEKAMKTLNALKTA; encoded by the coding sequence ATGACAGGAGAAAAAGATTTGGCCGTTCTGCTTCAGAATATGGAACCGGTATTAAATACAGGAGAATATGTGTTTGGCGCCGTTGAAAACCTTAGTGAGATACCGGATATAGAAAAGGTTTTATTTTTCTTTCGGGAAGCTGAGGCGGTTACCATAGTTTTAAGAAGAGAAGTTGCAGATGAATGGAGTATCACTTACAGTTATATTGCTTCATGGATTACTCTTAATATTCATTCTTCTCTGGAGGCTGTAGGGCTCACAGCAGCCTTTGCAAATGCCCTGAAACATGAAAATATCAGCTGTAATGTAGTTGCTGCTTATTTTCACGATCATATTTTTATTGCAAAAGAAGATGCTGAAAAAGCAATGAAAACACTCAATGCCTTGAAAACGGCTTAG